A single region of the Variovorax paradoxus genome encodes:
- a CDS encoding LysR family transcriptional regulator, which yields MRDQALFDKIDLHLIRVLHTVLTDRSVSRAAIRLGMYQPAVSAALKRLRELSGDPLLVRSGSGMVPTDAGLRMIEPAASILRAAEMLFSDARGFEPQSAATTFRIAASDYMDPLFLPMLVAHVKREAPLCQIEIHALTPDSDYHGHLALGQVDLVIGNWLKPPEDLHMARLFGDEVVSLVNQDHPAVRRGWDLETWLAAEHIAPTPMHPGGRGIIDQMLDELGRQRNITARCAHFSLIPDMVASSLLVLTTGRQYCERFAARLPVKILDCPVALPRLMYYQLWHERTHSSSSARWLRECIKDVAASLRPAFTTPAQRALAAEAPDPP from the coding sequence ATGCGTGACCAGGCGCTTTTCGACAAGATCGACCTGCACCTCATCCGGGTGCTGCACACCGTGCTGACCGACCGCAGCGTTTCGCGCGCCGCCATTCGCCTGGGCATGTACCAGCCGGCCGTGTCGGCCGCGCTGAAGCGCCTGCGCGAACTCTCGGGCGATCCGCTCCTGGTGCGCTCGGGCTCGGGCATGGTGCCGACCGATGCGGGGCTGCGGATGATCGAGCCGGCCGCGAGCATCCTGCGCGCAGCCGAAATGCTGTTCTCCGATGCGCGCGGCTTCGAGCCGCAATCGGCGGCCACCACCTTCCGCATTGCGGCCAGCGACTACATGGACCCGCTCTTCCTGCCGATGCTGGTGGCGCACGTGAAGCGCGAGGCGCCGCTATGCCAGATCGAGATCCATGCGCTCACGCCCGATTCCGACTACCACGGCCACCTCGCCCTCGGCCAGGTCGACCTGGTGATCGGCAACTGGCTCAAGCCGCCGGAAGACCTGCACATGGCGCGGCTCTTCGGCGACGAGGTGGTGTCGCTGGTCAACCAGGACCACCCGGCCGTGCGCCGCGGCTGGGACCTGGAAACCTGGCTCGCGGCCGAGCACATTGCGCCCACGCCCATGCACCCGGGCGGGCGCGGCATCATCGACCAGATGCTCGACGAACTCGGGCGCCAGCGCAACATCACGGCGCGCTGCGCGCACTTCAGCCTCATTCCGGACATGGTGGCTTCGAGCCTCCTGGTGCTCACCACCGGCCGCCAGTATTGCGAGCGCTTTGCCGCGCGCCTGCCGGTGAAGATTCTCGATTGCCCGGTGGCGCTGCCGCGCCTCATGTACTACCAGCTCTGGCACGAGCGCACCCATTCGTCGAGCTCCGCGCGCTGGCTGCGCGAATGCATCAAGGACGTGGCGGCCTCGCTTCGGCCCGCCTTCACCACGCCGGCCCAGCGGGCCCTCGCAGCGGAGGCTCCCGACCCGCCCTGA
- a CDS encoding ABC transporter permease: MLKLEPRPELSRFWTFASPILALLITVLIGVALFAALGKDPVKGLLVFFYEPIKSGYAIGELTIKATPLLIIALGLAVCFRSNVWNIGAEGQFVFGAIAAGGVALMADKTTGSWIVVAILVAGTLGGMVWAGIVAFLRDKFNANEILVSLMLVYVATLLLGYMVFGPWKDPQGYNFPQSKTFEAVTQIPRLFKGSRVSIGLIIALLGVGALWVFLFRTRAGFAQQVGGLAPAAARYAGFSARRAIWIALLTSGGAAGLAGALEVAGPLGQLTPYVPAGYGFAAIIVAFVGRLHPVGMVFSAILMSMFYIGGELAQSRLGLPKSLTGVFQGLLLFTLLACDTLIAYRIRRKAAAKAATHTTSSLQASTPLTAPAARSTEGAL, from the coding sequence ATGCTTAAGCTCGAGCCTCGTCCGGAGCTTTCGCGGTTCTGGACCTTCGCCTCGCCGATCCTGGCGCTGCTGATCACCGTGCTCATCGGCGTGGCCTTGTTCGCCGCGCTGGGCAAAGACCCCGTCAAGGGCCTGCTGGTGTTCTTCTACGAACCCATCAAGAGCGGGTACGCCATTGGCGAGCTCACGATCAAGGCCACGCCGCTGCTCATCATCGCACTCGGCCTGGCGGTGTGCTTTCGCTCCAATGTGTGGAACATCGGCGCGGAGGGCCAGTTCGTGTTCGGCGCCATTGCCGCGGGCGGCGTCGCGCTGATGGCCGACAAGACCACCGGTTCATGGATCGTGGTGGCCATTCTTGTTGCGGGCACCCTCGGCGGCATGGTGTGGGCCGGCATCGTGGCGTTCTTGCGCGACAAGTTCAACGCGAACGAAATCCTTGTGAGCCTGATGCTGGTGTACGTGGCCACGCTGCTGCTCGGCTACATGGTGTTCGGCCCGTGGAAAGATCCGCAGGGCTACAACTTTCCGCAATCGAAGACCTTCGAGGCCGTGACGCAGATTCCGCGGCTCTTCAAGGGGTCGCGCGTGAGCATCGGTTTGATCATCGCGCTGCTGGGCGTGGGCGCGCTGTGGGTGTTCCTGTTCCGCACCCGGGCGGGTTTTGCGCAGCAGGTCGGCGGGCTTGCGCCGGCGGCCGCACGCTACGCTGGCTTCTCTGCACGGCGCGCCATCTGGATCGCACTGCTCACCTCGGGCGGGGCGGCAGGCCTGGCAGGCGCGCTCGAAGTGGCCGGCCCGCTTGGCCAGCTCACGCCGTACGTGCCGGCGGGCTACGGCTTCGCGGCCATCATCGTGGCCTTCGTCGGCCGGCTGCATCCGGTCGGCATGGTGTTCTCGGCCATCCTCATGAGCATGTTCTACATCGGCGGTGAGTTGGCGCAATCGCGTCTCGGCCTGCCCAAGTCGCTCACCGGCGTGTTCCAGGGCCTGCTGCTCTTCACGCTCCTGGCCTGCGACACGCTCATCGCCTACCGCATCCGCCGCAAGGCAGCCGCCAAGGCCGCCACCCACACGACGAGCTCGCTGCAAGCCAGCACGCCGCTCACGGCCCCGGCCGCGCGGTCGACCGAAGGAGCCCTCTGA
- a CDS encoding ABC transporter ATP-binding protein, translating into MTTPRLQLANITKRYPAVVANSDISLAVAPGEIHAVLGENGAGKSTLMKIIYGSVKPDEGTVVFDGQAVNLRNPQQARALGISMVFQHFSLFDTLTVAENVWLGLDKSLQLAEVARSITAKASEYGLDIDPSRPVHTLSVGEMQRVEIIRALLTSPKLLILDEPTSVLTPQAVIKLFTVLNKLASEGCSILYISHKLHEIRELCTACTVLRGGKVTGVCNPQNESNESLSRLMIGAEPPPLKHRPVHAGAVALRVDKLSLTREDQFGVDLDGISFEVRAGEVVGIAGVSGNGQKELLYALSGEDVRAEPAMVRVFDKPAGRFRPRARRALGLHFVPEERLGRGAVPTLGLAHNLLLTRGNAVGKGGWIRTGALEKHARGIIERFNVKAGGPNAAARSLSGGNLQKFIVGREIDANPKLFIVAQPTWGVDVGAAALIRSEILALRDAGCAVLVVSEELDELFDISDRLHVIAKGRLSPSIDRAAATLPQIGEWMSGLWEQKNNNKEAAHA; encoded by the coding sequence ATGACAACCCCCAGACTCCAGCTCGCGAACATCACCAAGCGCTACCCCGCGGTGGTGGCGAACAGCGACATCTCGCTGGCCGTGGCGCCCGGCGAAATCCATGCAGTGCTCGGCGAGAACGGCGCCGGCAAGTCGACGTTGATGAAGATCATCTACGGCTCGGTCAAGCCCGACGAAGGCACGGTCGTCTTCGACGGCCAGGCCGTCAACCTGCGCAACCCGCAGCAGGCCAGGGCGCTGGGCATCAGCATGGTGTTCCAGCACTTCAGCCTGTTCGACACGCTCACCGTGGCCGAAAACGTGTGGCTGGGCCTGGACAAGTCGCTGCAGCTGGCCGAAGTGGCCCGCAGCATCACGGCCAAGGCGAGCGAATACGGGCTCGACATCGACCCCTCTCGCCCGGTGCACACGCTCTCCGTGGGCGAGATGCAGCGGGTGGAAATCATCCGCGCGCTGCTCACCAGCCCCAAGCTGCTGATCTTGGACGAACCGACCTCGGTGCTCACGCCGCAGGCGGTCATCAAGCTCTTCACGGTGCTCAACAAGCTGGCCTCCGAGGGCTGCAGCATCCTCTACATCAGCCACAAGCTGCACGAGATCCGAGAACTGTGCACGGCCTGCACGGTGCTGCGCGGCGGCAAGGTCACGGGCGTGTGCAATCCGCAGAACGAAAGCAACGAGTCGCTCTCGCGGCTGATGATCGGCGCCGAGCCGCCGCCGCTCAAGCACCGGCCGGTGCATGCGGGCGCGGTGGCGCTGCGCGTCGACAAGCTGTCCCTCACTCGCGAAGACCAGTTCGGCGTCGACCTCGACGGCATTTCGTTCGAGGTGCGCGCCGGCGAGGTGGTCGGCATTGCGGGCGTGTCCGGCAACGGCCAGAAGGAGCTGCTCTACGCGCTCTCGGGCGAAGACGTGCGCGCCGAGCCCGCGATGGTGCGGGTGTTCGACAAGCCGGCCGGCCGGTTCAGGCCCCGCGCGCGGCGCGCGCTCGGCCTGCACTTTGTGCCCGAAGAACGGCTGGGCCGCGGTGCGGTGCCTACGCTCGGCCTTGCGCACAACCTCTTGCTCACGCGCGGCAATGCGGTGGGCAAGGGCGGCTGGATTCGCACCGGGGCGCTCGAAAAACATGCCCGCGGCATCATCGAACGCTTCAATGTCAAGGCCGGCGGACCGAATGCCGCGGCGCGGTCGCTCTCGGGCGGCAACCTGCAGAAGTTCATCGTCGGCCGCGAGATCGACGCCAACCCCAAGCTCTTCATCGTCGCGCAGCCGACCTGGGGCGTCGACGTGGGCGCCGCCGCGCTCATTCGCAGCGAAATTCTCGCGCTGCGCGATGCGGGCTGCGCTGTGCTGGTGGTGAGCGAAGAGTTGGACGAGCTGTTCGACATCAGCGACCGGCTGCATGTGATTGCCAAGGGCCGCCTCTCGCCATCCATCGACCGCGCGGCCGCCACGCTGCCGCAGATCGGCGAGTGGATGAGCGGCCTTTGGGAGCAGAAGAACAACAATAAGGAGGCGGCCCATGCTTAA
- a CDS encoding NCS2 family permease, with amino-acid sequence MFKLTEHNTTVRTEVIAGLTTFLTMAYIIFVNPSILGDAGMPKGAVFVATCLIAALGTLIMGLYANYPIAMAPGMGLNAYFAYVVVLGMGYTWQVALGAVFISGCLFLIVTVTGLRELFIQGIPQSLRTAITVGIGMFLALIALKSAGVVAASPVTFVTLGDLHSAPVVLATVGFLVIVALDRLKVRGAILIGIMLVTVLSFFFGGNKFHGVFDAPPSIAPTFMQLDILGALKGGILNVVLVFFLVEMFDATGTLMGVAKRAGLLVPGKMERMNKALLADSGAIFAGSLLGTSSTTAYVESAAGVQAGGRTGLTAVVVAALFLACLMISPLAGSVPAYATAPALLFVGCLMLRDLVELDWEDTTEVIPAAVTALAMPFTYSIANGLAFGFITYAVLKLFTGRAREVHAMVWVIAAIFLFKFAYIGGH; translated from the coding sequence ATGTTCAAGCTCACCGAGCACAACACCACGGTGCGCACTGAGGTCATCGCAGGGCTCACCACCTTCCTGACGATGGCCTACATCATCTTCGTGAACCCGTCGATCCTCGGCGACGCGGGCATGCCGAAGGGCGCGGTGTTCGTGGCCACGTGCCTGATCGCGGCGCTGGGCACGCTGATCATGGGCCTGTATGCCAACTACCCGATTGCCATGGCGCCGGGCATGGGCCTGAACGCCTACTTCGCCTATGTGGTGGTGCTGGGCATGGGCTACACGTGGCAGGTGGCGCTGGGCGCGGTGTTCATCTCGGGCTGCCTGTTCCTCATCGTCACGGTCACCGGGTTGCGGGAGCTGTTCATACAGGGCATACCGCAGTCGCTCCGAACGGCAATCACCGTGGGCATCGGCATGTTCCTCGCGCTCATCGCGCTCAAGAGCGCCGGCGTGGTGGCTGCCTCGCCGGTCACCTTCGTCACGCTGGGCGACCTGCATTCGGCGCCGGTGGTGCTGGCCACGGTGGGCTTCCTGGTGATCGTGGCGCTCGACCGGCTCAAGGTGCGCGGTGCCATATTGATCGGCATCATGCTGGTGACGGTGCTGTCGTTCTTCTTCGGCGGCAACAAGTTCCATGGCGTGTTCGATGCGCCGCCGTCCATTGCGCCCACCTTCATGCAGCTGGACATCCTGGGCGCGCTGAAGGGCGGCATTTTGAATGTGGTGCTGGTGTTCTTCCTGGTCGAGATGTTCGACGCCACCGGCACGCTGATGGGCGTGGCCAAGCGCGCGGGTCTCCTGGTGCCCGGCAAGATGGAGCGCATGAACAAGGCGCTCCTGGCCGACAGCGGCGCCATCTTCGCGGGCTCGCTGCTGGGCACCTCGAGCACCACGGCCTACGTGGAAAGCGCCGCCGGGGTGCAGGCCGGCGGCCGCACCGGCCTCACCGCCGTGGTGGTGGCGGCGCTCTTTCTTGCCTGCCTGATGATCTCGCCGCTCGCGGGCTCGGTGCCGGCCTACGCCACGGCGCCGGCGCTGCTGTTCGTGGGCTGCCTGATGCTGCGCGACCTGGTCGAGCTCGATTGGGAAGACACCACCGAGGTGATTCCCGCGGCGGTGACGGCGCTGGCCATGCCCTTCACTTATTCGATTGCCAACGGCTTGGCCTTCGGCTTCATCACCTACGCCGTGCTCAAGCTGTTCACCGGCCGGGCACGGGAAGTGCATGCGATGGTCTGGGTGATCGCAGCAATTTTCCTGTTCAAGTTCGCCTACATCGGCGGACACTGA